Genomic segment of Mytilus edulis chromosome 12, xbMytEdul2.2, whole genome shotgun sequence:
ttatttttatcCCAAACCAACTTATGATATTTGTtgatgattgattaattgttgattgctttatgaccagtagcaaatatttcacgaaGGTTTAGGACGAGAACacgttaacaataaatacaacaggtacCAGTAGGTCTTGTAATAATAGAGGCCCACCGGGATGATGATCGGGGGGAATTTCGAATTCAACTGGAAAATAAAGGTATATTAGATAGGGACAGGGGGGGGGGTCAATAAGATGGGGggatttttgtttacaattttttttaagggattctttttttttttttaaatttttcaaatttcgaattttgaaaagtttcagaagaaatcttcaattgctcagtattgtgcagtagatttgttagatctttgaccacatttattttgtgacaaaaacctttattatgtcaaaaattcgatcacaatccaaattcagatcgtatcaagcttgaatattgtgacaaaatttgccccaaccattcagggttagACCACTGTGGTCGTATATAgttgcgccctgcggagcacttGGGTGTTGTTGAAACTATATCTTGTTGATATACATCTATTATTCTCAATCAACGTCTTAGTAAGTGGTTAGAAGATAACGATCATTTATGTGAAGAACAAAATGGCTTCCGCAAGGGTAGAAGTTGTGAAGAACACATCCAAGCGTTATACCTGACTTTGAACGATAGAAAAATATCTCGACTGTCCACACATGTATGCTTTATCGATATGCGAAAAGCGTTTGATACCGTAAATAGAACACTACTAAGGCATAAACTACGAGCCTTGAGAATACATGGAAGCTTTCTTAATGCGATACAGTCACTTTACACTGACGTCAAATGCACTGTCCGATTAAATGATGACTTAACCCCTTGGTTTAACGTAGCGAACGGAGTAAAACAAGGATGTATTCTGTCACCAACTCTTTTTTCCGTTTATATAAACGACTTAGCAGAACATATCAACGCGCTGAACTGTGGTATACGTATAGACGATACTATGTTGAGCATTttactatatgctgatgatatAGCATTGATAGCACCGGATGAAAACAGTCTGCAGCAAATGCTAAACGTTGTTACGGAATGGTGTGAAACATGGAAACTCTCCGTTAATGCAGATAAAACAAAAGTTGTTCATTTTCGTCCTCAATCAATAGCGATCTCCGAGTATAGTTTTGAATGAAGTGGACACAACATAATGAAAATAGATTCATACAAGTATCTTGTAATATGGTTAGACGAGCATCTAACATTTCGGAAGAACGCGAGAGAACTGTCAAAATCAGCCAGTAGAGCATTAGGTGCATTGTGTGGTAAAGTTGTGGCTGCTGGTGGAATGACACATGGCGTTTATACGAAGCTTTATTCAACAGTTGTTGAGCCGATACTTTTGTATGGAAGTGGAATATGGGGAACAAAGACTTTCAGTGAAATAACATCTGTACAGAACCGTGCGTGTAAATATTTTCTATCCGTCGGTAAAAACACTTCAAATTTATCCTCTCGAGGGGATATGGGTTGTACATCTTGTGAAACCAAACAGAGGAATGTCCTGCACACTTCTATTGTGCAAGTTATATAGATTGGACGAAACAAGAATGTTTAGCAAAATTTGGAAATATTCGGCCCGTCGACGCAAAGGATGGACATTCATGGTAAACAAACTGATAGACAAGATTGATATGGACTTATTGGTACAAGACACTTCGCTATCTACTAAATTAGTGATGAAAATTGCAAATGAAAAACTCTTAGAATTGGACAATCAGGAGTGGAAAAAAGATTTATTCAATGACAAAGCCAACGAGATAAACGGCAATAAACTGCGCACATACAGACTCTACAAAAACAATGTATCTGTGGAACCATATGTTCGGCAAAATTTACCGAAATCGCAAAGAAGACTTATGACTATGTTCCGCGCGGGTTCGTTACCGTTAGCGCTTGAAACAGGACGTTACTCCAGGCCGCCAGTACCAGTTCAAAAAAGACTTTGTCAATTCTGTAATTTAAGCGAAGTTGAAACCGAAAAACATTTTCTAATGACATGTGACTTGTACAGTGATTTaagatttgacattttttatgaaGCTTCAAAACATATtgttaactttcaaaatattagtGTGGAcgaaaaatttattgaaataatgaATTGTGATACGATCCAACAACTATTATGTAAACAACTGCATAAATTTTTCACTCGAAGGAAACTGTATGTAGATATATCTGATATAAAACTTTTGTTAACAACCTTTTATTGaagaatttttattcaaaagtaaatagcatatttttattaacttattgatcttgtttaatatttattactAATCTATgattttttatcatgaaaatactCTGTCAAtcacatatttttaatattttacttcttttttttttaattttattctaaacctgaaagttgttttttttacccagtataattttaaaaagaatattaatgaaacattTCAATGCAATGTAAATGGTTATAAGCATACACATGTTTAtaactttgtaatatatttttacagtgtctcataagtcaattTGTTTGGCTGGgtgttgattattttaaatattgtatatgttttacTGTTTATTGTTCAGATGTTAATCAAtacgtgacactttaataaaacaatttatttatttatttattttatttatctattgtttacatttgtatattagtAGATTAATTATGTTTTCTTCATGTAATTGATATTGTATGTAAAGAGcctttcaatctaattaaaatattgatctctgattacgttatactacatatgagctcatattttaattagattgagagCCTTtaagttattgaaaattggtttaatccaaatgagttactcactttaaataaaaaaatattaatataattcgCAACTCTGACTTTTGTAACTCAAAACTcaactttcttaactcgcaactcgatacTCAAAACTCGACAACAAATGAATCTCTTGCGAATTCAGTATTATGTCGAAATGATGTTAGAGGCAGTTTTAAGGGGGGTCAGGGGCCAAATAAAATGGCGGCAGGGGTAGGAGTCATGAAATATTGTGTAGAGACTAAAAGTATTATAAAGAAGTTATAAGTGGTGTTACAACACAATGATTGGTTATTTTGTGAGAAACATTGATCGAACTAATGATCCAACTACATTATGAAGAATTTTATCGGGTATGAATactaataaacgaaaaacaacagATACTCCTTCCCCAAACAaaccaaacaagatggctgaCCTGAACGACTCAGGTTCAAAACAGTACTCTTTACCTCCAACACTAATGCAAGCATgtactaatcaatattcaacacAGTATACACCGAACTTAAATGATACTCCGCTATCTAGTAATGTTATTTCCTCCTCTAGACAAATACTTTATGGAGCAGACAATGGCTATGCATTCACCCCATATCACTTACAAGCCCCACATACAACACAATGTTGTGCAAAGGCTTAGGCCCAGACAGGACAGAGGTCCATGCAATATACTTGCAAAATTTGAAAGGAGAAAAGACAGAAATAGAGTTTTGGAAGCAACAAAAAAAGAACTTAAACAAAAACCCCAATATTATGTACATGAACAATTTCCAGTGGAAATAATAGAAAGGAGGCGTGAACTTATACCAATTCTGAAAGATGCTCGTGAAAAGGGACATGAAGCAGTATTGGTAgaggataaattgtttatcaataaAAGGCGTTTCGATCCACGTCAATGTCTACAGATAAACCCACAACATCAACAAAGACCCCGACAACCACCAACTGATCATGGACCTCAACAGCCACCATCTGACCAACACATTCCGATGTCTGTACCTGGGAACAACAACAGGACCATGCCGAAGAATCATATAGAGTCTATACCACCACAGAACACCACAGGGCACTAGGACAGGCGTACAAGAGGACAAAGGAAACGAAACAATATTGTATTGAATCAAAATAAACACTTATCTGGACTGTTTATTATCTTAATGTATGTGGTTTACAGTCTAAACTAAAATTTACTGAATTTTCAAATATCTTTCAAACATATGATGTATTAGTTTTTGTTGAAACTAAATTAGATGATTTAGATATAATTGATCTTCCTGATGGTttttcatatgtaacaaagaatagAAAGGGTGCAACTAAAAAGTCAGGTGGAATTgtaataatatacaaaaatattttgaaacagttcatcagttttattgaaagtgaaagtcaataTGTACAGtggtttaaatttcaaaaatgtctaCTAAACTGTGAAAAAGATGTTTTATTTGGTGCTGTTTATATACCCCCGGAAAATTCTAAATATGCAAATACTGATGCATTTgaagaaattgaaattgaattattGACATTTGCTGATAAATTTGATTCATATGTCTCTCGTATTGGAGATTTTAAAGCCAAAACGGGAACACGAGATGATTTTATTGTTCCTGATGAGTCATTGATTGGTATTTTTGAGTTAGAAAGTGATGATGAAATTTTGTCATACGCTGTTAGATTATGAACAATTGAAGCTTCAAAATATACCGTTATCCCGAATGTTTCActtatttctctatatttttcatttgataaaaaattattttgctcgttcattgatttcaaaagtgcatttgatacagtTTGGAGAGCTGGACTTTGGCAAAAGATGCTACAATATAATATTCAAGGCAAAATATTGAGAGTTATACATAACATGTATCAGAATATCCAAATGTAATTTTCAGCAAAAAGAAATTCAAGGTTAAAGCAGATTTTGAAATCTATGGTAAACATATTGATGTATTAGACTCATATACTTATCTGGGTATTGTATTTAATTATAACGGCTCTTTTTGTTCAGCTAGAAAGAAATTATTGGAACAGTCCAATAAAGCATTGTATGCACTATATAGAAAGATAAGAAATATTGCAATACCCGTAGATATACAGCTAAAGCTTTTTGATTGTCTTATTctacctataatgatttactctaGTGAAGTATGgggatttgaaaataaacaggGATTGGAACGGATGCACTTgcagttttgtaaaaatattctgCACGTGAGGAAAAGTACGCCAAATTTTATGGTTTACGGGGAACTGGGTCGTTATCCCATTGATATTACTATTAAGCTACGTATGGTTATGTTTTGGAATGATATGCTCTCAAGTGAGAATAAATTATCTAATACATTATATAGACTTATGATACAACTTCACCAGAGTAAACCCACGCATTTTAAGTGGGTTACGTACATTAAATTCATTTTTGATGAATGTGGTCTTACTTTTATATGGAATGATCAAATACCTATGAATAGAGAAATATTgaaatctcttgtcaaacaaaaACTTGTCGATCAGTTTATACAACAATGGTTTTCTGTAATTAATAATTCTTCTAGAGGAGAATTCTATGGTAAATTCAAAAGTATATTTGAATTAGAACCCTATCTACTTCGATTGGGAAATACTGATAGATTGTATATAGCTAAATTTAGATGCTCAAATCTTAAATTCCCAATTGAAACGGGAAGatggaaaaatattttaaaagaaaatgggatatgtcatgtatgtaatcAAAATATTGGCGACGAATATCACTATTTGTGTGTTTGTTCACATCCTAGTGTATCACTTCTTAGACAAAATCTTGTACCTAATTATTACCTACAATATCTTTCAAGGCAAAAATTAATCGGTTTACTTTCATTTTGCAACATAAAGGTGTATAGGAAAGTATGTACTTTCCTTAGAAAGATTACTTATTTTTTGTAAatgcaatttttatacatttgtatatatttatgtactCACAATCACTGAACAATAAGAAAGAattctgtatatatatgtaaTCCTCTAAACTCAATAggtaatatatataatgtatatgtcTCAATGTCATGAAAATCACGTGCTATTATCGTACACTACTCTGCTGTCGATTTATATGTATACTTTATTATGTTTTGACCTCTTGTACACGTTTGTGTCtgaggaaataaaatatgttgttgttgttggggcccggacccccctttttgggaaaaaactTATCCACGTTATCTAAAATTGTAAAAACTGTTCTCCTCTAATATACTAATGAGCTTAATTATTTTACCAAACTAGGGAACAAGAAATCTTCATAGGGATATCTAGATTGGACATTTTCTAAGGGGATCCACAGAACTCTGTGTCTCATCTGCAGTTGCTGCTGTTAGTGTAATGTAAAAGTGTGATGTTGACTTAAAATGGGAGTATATTTATCAgtatatttatcagtaaaatacagaatttaaaagaatataaatGTGTATAATACTCCTATATAAACTATGGTTTTTATGTACTGTTaataaaaatcaatgttataccaataacaaaaaatatatatatagatctaatTTTAGAAGTAAAATGGGCATAAACTTATTAGAAAAATTTCTAGGTTATGGAGAAtgcaataataaattataaattacacAAAATCCTTAATCTCACCATTGCACATGTCAGAAAATACGTGAAACATGTGGACTCATCTTTAAAATTCCTTAGTAATAACCCTGATTGGTACGGTTACCGTAgtatttgatgattattttacgaaaattgtaccctgaattttatttttagattgcaGCAAAAGAATGAAGAATTCCAAGAGTCTATTACGGTTTATTTGACAGGATTTTATCATTGAATCAACATCCTACAagaatataacataaaaataaatgaaagaatcCATTGGTACTAATAGTAATTATGTGCAGGGGAGAACTTTTAAACAATACTTCAATGTAAGAGACATATAGTGGTGTATTTTTAAAGAGACAGAAAGAACCTGTAATAACTTGCCATGAGTGTATATTTTCCTAATTTGAAGCTCGttcataataatatacaatttaaattataattattgtatgAACATTACAGATAAAGCCTCAAAAgagaaaatttagttttaaatgaaacattaaagaagtacaaaacattgaaataaaaataatttttacaaacttttagtccTTTCCATGTTGTGGGACATGTAGAAAGTTTATGCTTTAACCATTTATGTAGCTCCACATAGGGGACTGGgttcctgccccccccccccccccccccaaataaacTCCTTCGAATCCGACAGCAATCAATCGgtaaaaaacaccaaacaaaaatcaaaagggaaACATGCTATTCGTACACTTATTTAATAAATAGCATTTTGTTTCAAAGTTGATCAATAAATACAACTAAAATCCAGGATGCGAGTCATCGATGTACATGACATTGCTTGTAGTCTTGCTTTATTGTCGCGCCTGTGACATGTGAAAGATACAGATAACAATCCTATGGCGTTAGCTATTTGTATTGAGCTTGATATTTTATATGGTAATTGACTTGAACTGGAGGCTTCATACCTTGTGTACAGAtggcttatacatgtatagcGAAAGTCTGTATGATGTCtgttggccttgacctcattttcatttgaaaacaaatttctatttttgttgtgtaaatttCTCACTTACCTATTAGTGaactaccgaattggactatttaccgggtttgtaataacacgagcAATAGGGTGGGTGCTACAtttatatgtggagcaggatctgcatacccttgaggagcacccgagatcaaacCCCTGGTGGGGTTCGAGttgcttagtcattagttttctatgtgtcttgtatactattatttgtctaatttgcacgggtcattggtcaatgttaaattttgtttttgtctatttctTTAAGCAATAGATAAAACGAGATCTagtgtatgaaatgattttataatttaaatgtctTGTCTAGCAGGGTTCATCTGACGAGtcaccttgaccttattttttcatggtttattggtcaatatgtaattttcatggttttgtctgttTCTTGTATAAGATAAGCAATAGCAAAACTATATTACGTGTGTGTAATGATTGTCAGCTACACATGTCTTTCTGACTTAAATTGGTTTATCTCACATTGACTTTATTTTCATGAATCTTTGACAATGTGTGGTGTATGTGACACTTGTACTAAAACTTTATCCTTGGACTATCAGCATAAAATAATTCGTGAATagaaaagtaggcgagacatttcaggtTGAGCATTCTTGTTGCATCTTATGTTATAAGTTCAATTTGAGACATTATTGGTTAGAGCTTACAGGACTGACTTTTATTGTTGAGGGCtaagaaatttgaacaacaagaaAGAATTAAAGAAAAGTTGTATAAAACATGCTCACTACCAAAAAGAAGACATATTTACTCTCTATAATATTATCTAAAATATGTTCAGTTACTGTTAAATTCTTGTGAAGGCTCGATTCGTGtttatttcccataaaaaaaatcatgtgatagCTCGATTCTCTTTAATTTCTTTAATTAGGTAGAAAATTTGTCTGTAGTTTAGATTATTCTTTTACACTAACCGTGATTTTGAAAGTGCTTTAGGtcaaggacaaaaaaaaatcaggtttTGCAATTGAACACTCCTTTACTTGTCACGTAAAAGATGAAGAAAACCGAATTAGACTCCATATAGTAATAGACTGAAATATCTTTGGTAGAAGGGTTACTGTTTCCTGGGGATTTAACTgatatttctttttacatttaaaatatgtattttaattggaTTCTGCCATACTTCCCTAAAAATTAGTCCAGCATTTCATTCAAAATCTACTGCTGTCAAAATTTTTATGCTATATTAAAACCACATAAAGAACAATAAGAAGCAAAAATCTATTTTCTTGCCgttgaatagaaaatatcaatgataGTAAAAATAAGGAATGTGGTTATAATTTGCAATGACACAACTGTAATTCACCAGAGTTTTAGGTAGATATACGCAATTGTAGTCAACTGTACGGCCTTGATAGAGTGAGTAAAAGTCgctataaaaggtttaaaaatgtgaaatgtgaatatgaaacaattcatatcAGAATATTAACTACctaatgtataacaaaacaatttacaaacaaatatgacCGAAATGAACCAACCACAACCACTAGACTACAGGTTCCTAACTTGGTCCAAGgttcatgttataaaaatatcttgaaacGTGTGCTTATTCTTTTAATTAACTTTGAAATTATTACTGATAACAAACTGTCATGGTATCAGAAGAATCTTTTCTATCTATAGGAGAACTCTATTAAAGACTTCATTGCAATTCAAGTGCTAAAAGacagaggcagatttagagggGGACCCAGGCCCCCTTTTGCCGgaggaaaaaatttggttgcttatatagcgggcccccacttatgaaaatttctggatccgccactgcaagaAAGTATGAAAGAGCAACAGTTTTAATATAAACGACTGCATATATGATCTACATATTTAGTTCCATtaataaaacaaggagatgtggtatgcctCCCAACTAACAACAACAGAACAaggatactatatatatatatatatataatttgtcagtataaaatctaactctaacactgtttggtataattttcagacttatatatatatatatatatatatacaactcgtctaaacatcaacccaacaatgttagatctgtaaatttgctttcgcaaatttttggttcttccctcgccgggattcgaacccatgctactgtgatatcgtgacactgcagccgtcccgctagaccacacgaccacctgggctaaagcaaatttacagatctaacattgttgggttgatgtttagacgagttgtatatacattatgtacacagccatgtatcaccattattgatggcgatccgatggatacatctgttgtagagttgtcactgactcagacgtatatatatatatataaccataaTGTTCAACTTCAGACGTCGACAAAATcggtttaacccgccacatttaTATGCACCTCTGTCCCAAATGGGACAAAGTCATGTTATAGATATGTCTTTGTGTAGTTAAAAATACATTTAGTTTGATGAACGATATTCTGACATTGTGCTGTACATCTAGatgacatctatttttttttgtcgGAGCTATTCAGAACTCTTGTATGGTGTTGACTGCTTAATATTGAAGGACTGTATTGGTGTCCTCTGTCTGATGGTTATGTatttgttgcttatgtgattgaATTTGACTTTATGACAGCTTTTCCGTCTTTCATATAAATCAACAATGAAAACATCATTGCGCATGGAAAGCTGTAAAAGTCCAATTGATAACTAGCGAAACTAATAGTAAGGAAAAAAACCGCACTGATCTACACCAAAAACATTGAACAACACCAATTATGACATACAACAAATACCGACAATCAAAAATGAGAAGTAGTGGCTTGAAATTAAACAGGCACATAAAAAATATGGTCATAAAGTTCATCAAAAGAATCCTCTTCAATGTATTAATGTGTTGAGATGACAGAATACATATAGCCAtggagttttaaaataaaatacttatttttatcCCAAACCAACTTATGATATTTGTtgatgattgattaattgttgattgctttatgaccagtagcaaatatttcacgaaggtttaggacgagaacaagttaacaataaatacaacaggtacCAGTAGGTCTTGTAATAATAGAGGCCCACCGGGATGATGATCGGGGGGAATTTCGAATTCAACTGGAAAATAAAGGTATAttagatagggacagaaattttgccatgCAACAGGAAGAGTTGTTGcaaaggttcttaacgtgcaaagatcTTGTCACTCACTTTACACGAGGCATTGGATTTATCCTTGCCATATGCATTCTGACAGGACGtagctgcaaacttgatacatcttGCATAGCCagacggacgccccactttggcaagctttttactgccggtcggaacaggaccaagtgaccatatttctattcccaacTCACCCTTGGGGCTTATGATATTTGTGATAGCATAACcgagttttttttaattaggtcttgAATTTCACTACAACtttctgtacttaaaaatgattgaattttcagtactgtaaaatgactgaaattttcagtactggaAAATGACTGAAATATACAGTACtgaaaaattactaaaattttcagtactgaaaaatggctgaaattttcagtactgtaaacaaCTTATTCCCAACATttctaaaaatgatataaaaattaatgtactgaatagtaatgtttcctaaaagtactgtttatatagcggcatttaatgtactgattagtgatgtttcctaaaagtactgtttatatagcggcatttaatgtactgaatagtgatgtttcctaaaagtattGTTTATATAGCGGtatttaatgtactgattagtgatgttttctaaaagtaatgtttatatagcggcatttaatgtactgattagtgatgtttcctaaaagtactgtttatatagcggcatttaatgtacatgtaaactctaatcaaattgttggtagtgtaTATCTAAAACTTGGTGACTATGTTTAACACACATTTAGGAAAAACCAGGTGTGTTATTATTGCCAATTGGATTATCCACCAACGTTCAAATGGTTTGATGTTAAGATATAAAGGCAACCgaacggccttcaaaaatgaatcgaaaaaaatgttgtttattcGCACGAAAGGCCCCAACACAAACATTTGaaacaatttaattgaaaaaacTAATTGAAGGCCCAACTCTCTCCTAACGTGGAACCATGTTGTTACAGTGTAAAAGAAAATCAGCTGAAAAGGCTCAAACTTTTCATATCGATACCaagcagaaaacataaaaaaaaccacagaccAGATGAGGcagagtatttatacatccttcACGTCAACTAAAATACACAAAGCACAGATCTTACagtttttgtgtacttttgtttatctgttggtcattttcttttttagccactGCGTAGTCATTCTGTTTTGACTTAAaggtttgaatgtccttttggtaaCTTTTGCCcttcatttgtatatatgtataagcATTTATAATATCTATCatggttttaatttactgataacaagaTCAATATGTATACCAACAAAATCTCATTAAAGGGTTGAATTGGTTAACTTTTGAAATTAGATTGGAATacatttgtttgatatatttgagcttttgattttgccatttagtAAGGGACTTTCTGATTTAAAACTTGGAGTAcggtatttttttgttgttttacttttttatttaaagaattgaTAAGTTTTCTCGTATCTTACATGGTCTAAACTGATGTGCTTGATAAACAACATATCCGTACAGTTGAGGGTATGCTATCCTGTTTCAAATACGTTTTCTACCAGTACATCCAAGCTTCCAAACCAAATAGTTGTATCTATGGAAGAATATAGTTCAgggaaataaaatacaacaaagtCCTAGACTTAATTGTTTTACCAGTACAAGATATTTCGTTCTCATTGGAATCCAAACTATATTGTGACATAATTCAAATGATACTTAtaatatttacatgatttactTTCAATCTAAAATTTTATAACTTGAATTAAATGACACATCGTTTGTAAAATTGTCCTCATGATATCCTTGCCCTTATCTCTAATGGTTCCTCATTGTATCTTCCTTCCCTgtaaaacaagaaatattttatatgtatttgtcacaaatattaatctattgtaataaaaattcattatatctaataaaatttgtagatttagctaacaaagtccttatatttatataaagtaacattcgtttatagagaaaaattgttttaacgttaaataagctacaCTTAGAAATTGTTTGCTAGTCTCTCTCTGTGATTATTATTAGATAACTCTGGttaatttcccaatcaatctatcataaAGAGGAGATAAAGAATTCGactttcatttatagtcttttttcaaaaatgatgaacggttctttgtACTgatatgtaatcattttaaacgtttcaaatttatgaaattatattcgtacattaatttttttgatacactaataacaaaaagttaaatatattgaattgatacataaacctaaatttcattataaaacaatgaacctgttaaagggagacaatactcgctTTTTTCGAATCGGCGCATAATACAAAGCAATGTCAcccttgcatacaaatggcacatacatacataacattaattaactgtgcatgcGTGCTCTACCGTCAATGAAGAttataagttataaatataaccaaaagttgttaatctataggatagtgaagactaatgaaagctaacccgctgtaaaaatatttcttcgaatttttttttaaacttcctcagaaaaatactcGAGACACTTGCaattcatagctcataattaatgtttttacacaatattttaatgAATTAGTAAACG
This window contains:
- the LOC139497754 gene encoding uncharacterized protein → MLFPPLDKYFMEQTMAMHSPHITYKPHIQHNVVQRLRPRQDRGPCNILAKFERRKDRNRVLEATKKELKQKPQYYVHEQFPVEIIERRRELIPILKDAREKGHEAVLVEDKLFINKRRFDPRQCLQINPQHQQRPRQPPTDHGPQQPPSDQHIPMSVPGNNNRTMPKNHIESIPPQNTTGH